In one window of Fimbriimonadaceae bacterium DNA:
- a CDS encoding L-ribulose-5-phosphate 4-epimerase: MSGPNDRSSAFEVLKRAVCEANRALPVAGLVTMHSGNVSGFDEASGRVVIKPSGSDYETLEPDALVVVDLATGESAAGQARPSVDLPHHLFLYRNLEGVRSVVHTHSNYATAFAACRLSIPPVLTAIADEFGGEIPCAPYVDNEGEHIGEAILAHRTARAPAILLANHGVFAWGPSPAAALKAAVMVEDVAKTVFLARQLGTPLPLDPAEVDKWWDRYQNRYGQPGSR, translated from the coding sequence GTGAGCGGGCCTAACGATCGCTCCAGCGCCTTCGAAGTCCTGAAGCGAGCGGTATGCGAGGCGAACCGGGCGCTGCCGGTTGCGGGGCTGGTCACGATGCATTCGGGCAATGTCAGCGGCTTCGACGAGGCGTCTGGACGGGTCGTGATCAAGCCATCGGGGAGCGATTACGAGACCTTGGAGCCGGATGCGCTCGTCGTGGTGGACCTCGCGACCGGCGAGTCCGCTGCGGGGCAGGCACGTCCGAGCGTGGACCTCCCGCACCACCTGTTTCTGTACCGGAATCTGGAGGGCGTCCGTAGCGTGGTGCACACCCACAGCAACTACGCCACCGCGTTCGCCGCGTGCCGGTTGTCGATCCCGCCTGTGCTCACGGCGATTGCGGACGAGTTCGGGGGCGAGATCCCCTGCGCTCCTTACGTGGACAACGAGGGCGAGCACATCGGCGAGGCGATCCTCGCGCACCGGACGGCCCGGGCGCCCGCGATCTTGCTCGCCAACCACGGCGTGTTCGCCTGGGGCCCTTCGCCCGCGGCGGCCCTGAAGGCCGCCGTGATGGTCGAGGATGTTGCGAAGACCGTGTTCCTGGCGCGGCAGCTCGGCACGCCGCTTCCCCTCGACCCCGCCGAGGTGGACAAATGGTGGGACCGCTATCAGAACCGCTACGGACAGCCCGGGAGTCGGTGA
- a CDS encoding glycosyltransferase family 2 protein, with protein MKITAIVPTYNEAANIEECLRGLQWADEVLVVDSYSTDGTPGLAAPLATRVVRHAYEHSAAQKNWAIPQASHEWIFLMDADERCPPELAVEIESVLAAEPKFDAYWIRRRNYFLGKEMRHGGWAKDKVIRLFRRELRYQDLPVHADIDVPFERVGTLRERLVHFSIDSLDQFFEKRMRYAAWAARELDREGKRGSTFLILARGSLHFLKMYVLRGGFLDGKHGFVLAFLYSFYTSAKYVRLWERQLPPHPRHGVRNQGAVRPMEARESGPQEG; from the coding sequence ATGAAGATCACGGCCATTGTGCCGACCTACAACGAAGCTGCCAACATCGAGGAGTGCCTGCGGGGCCTTCAGTGGGCGGACGAGGTCCTCGTGGTGGACTCGTACAGCACCGACGGGACGCCCGGGCTTGCCGCGCCGCTCGCGACCCGGGTGGTGCGGCACGCCTACGAGCACTCGGCGGCGCAGAAGAACTGGGCCATTCCCCAGGCGTCCCACGAGTGGATCTTCCTGATGGACGCGGACGAGCGCTGTCCCCCGGAACTTGCGGTGGAGATCGAGTCGGTGCTTGCGGCCGAACCGAAGTTCGACGCGTACTGGATTCGAAGGCGGAACTACTTCCTCGGGAAGGAGATGCGGCACGGGGGGTGGGCCAAGGACAAGGTCATCCGCCTCTTTCGACGCGAACTGCGCTACCAGGACCTTCCCGTCCACGCGGACATCGACGTTCCGTTCGAGCGGGTGGGGACGTTGCGCGAACGGCTCGTCCACTTCAGCATCGACTCGTTGGACCAGTTCTTCGAGAAGCGCATGCGGTACGCGGCGTGGGCGGCGAGGGAGCTGGACCGCGAGGGCAAACGGGGCTCGACGTTCCTCATTCTCGCCCGCGGATCGCTGCACTTCCTGAAGATGTACGTGTTGCGCGGGGGCTTTCTCGACGGGAAGCACGGGTTCGTGCTCGCCTTCCTTTACTCGTTTTACACGAGTGCGAAATACGTGCGATTGTGGGAGCGCCAACTTCCCCCGCACCCGCGTCATGGCGTTCGCAACCAAGGCGCCGTCCGTCCCATGGAGGCGCGGGAATCAGGCCCGCAAGAGGGGTAG
- a CDS encoding DUF5050 domain-containing protein has translation MSRPFLIRLLAHLATLAALVLTLASCGGGGGGGGGGGGGGGTQQVSFAVNWGERSRDISGPGSAQSFRIVITGAGVPSGDFSYTGNRDTNPAAHTQNFQTPGQAAVGTHVVTVTFYAGANGTGAVVGTASATMTIQANGTLSGTITTNGTVASVTVGAGQSIAVGEKKDLTFTARDSSNNVVAVGPGAAVWAVVTGPDKIRFLTGTTDGGKAEGLAAGTPTVTASVDGHTSPAASVTVTSGVSVSVSPGSVTLNQGQTQQFSATVTGSANQSVTWTIQQGAPGGTISGTGLYTAPSSLGTFTVIATSVADPTASGSASVTVNSLPGDTIYYTLSGVDTSELRRINPDGSGDALVASYSTNFDAIGPNPRASQYAFGYTSDPLATDPVWRLYKNSTVALGGATQLSATNFRFFGTVRFTPNGTKIVFTGSVAEAEFGVYSINADGTGQTRLDDGEEADISPDGTKIVYTKLDNVSGFGEIWTMNLDGSNKQRITNNSNEDWFPQWSKDGAKIAFSTDRAGAQFDIWTMNADGSNATQVTNSADDEYGSAFSQTGSQLAFVVLGLDVADTGVYRVNSNGTGRTALKLAANVNLGLRWTGSSATAPGGAGASSGGNPRAKRRR, from the coding sequence ATGAGCCGTCCCTTTCTCATCCGCCTTCTAGCGCACTTGGCCACCTTGGCCGCGCTTGTCCTGACGCTGGCCTCGTGCGGCGGCGGAGGAGGAGGAGGCGGTGGCGGAGGCGGAGGCGGCGGCACGCAGCAGGTCAGCTTCGCGGTGAACTGGGGCGAGCGCAGCCGAGACATCAGCGGCCCCGGTTCGGCCCAGTCGTTCCGCATCGTGATCACCGGCGCCGGCGTGCCCTCGGGCGACTTCTCCTACACCGGCAACCGGGACACCAATCCCGCGGCGCACACGCAGAACTTCCAGACGCCTGGCCAAGCGGCGGTTGGCACGCACGTTGTCACCGTCACGTTCTATGCCGGCGCCAACGGCACAGGAGCCGTCGTCGGCACCGCGTCCGCAACGATGACGATCCAGGCCAACGGCACCCTCTCCGGCACGATCACCACGAACGGTACCGTCGCCTCGGTCACGGTCGGCGCGGGACAGTCGATCGCCGTCGGCGAGAAGAAGGACCTGACCTTCACCGCGCGCGACAGCTCGAACAACGTCGTCGCCGTCGGTCCCGGCGCCGCCGTGTGGGCCGTGGTCACCGGACCCGACAAGATCCGATTCCTGACCGGCACCACGGACGGGGGCAAGGCGGAGGGTCTCGCCGCCGGGACGCCCACCGTGACGGCCAGCGTGGACGGGCACACGAGCCCCGCCGCGTCCGTGACCGTGACTTCGGGCGTCAGTGTTTCTGTCTCGCCCGGTTCCGTGACCCTGAACCAGGGCCAGACCCAGCAGTTCTCGGCCACGGTCACCGGTTCGGCGAACCAGTCGGTCACCTGGACCATCCAGCAGGGCGCTCCGGGCGGAACGATCAGCGGCACGGGGCTCTACACCGCTCCCAGCAGCCTCGGCACGTTCACCGTCATCGCGACGAGCGTGGCCGATCCCACCGCATCCGGCTCGGCCAGCGTCACCGTGAACTCCCTTCCCGGCGACACGATCTACTACACGCTGAGCGGGGTGGACACCTCGGAGCTGCGACGCATCAACCCCGACGGCAGCGGCGATGCGCTCGTCGCAAGCTACAGCACGAACTTCGACGCGATCGGGCCCAACCCGCGCGCGTCGCAGTATGCGTTCGGCTATACGTCCGACCCGCTCGCAACCGATCCGGTTTGGCGGCTCTACAAGAACAGCACGGTCGCGCTCGGAGGCGCGACGCAGCTCTCGGCGACCAACTTCCGGTTCTTCGGCACGGTGCGGTTCACGCCGAACGGAACGAAGATCGTGTTCACCGGGTCGGTTGCCGAAGCCGAGTTCGGGGTGTACAGCATCAACGCCGACGGCACGGGCCAAACGCGGCTGGACGACGGCGAAGAGGCCGACATCAGCCCCGATGGAACGAAGATCGTCTACACGAAGCTCGACAACGTGTCGGGTTTCGGAGAGATCTGGACGATGAACCTGGACGGCTCGAACAAGCAGCGGATCACCAACAACAGCAACGAAGACTGGTTCCCGCAGTGGTCGAAGGACGGCGCGAAGATCGCCTTCTCCACCGACCGGGCGGGCGCCCAGTTCGACATCTGGACGATGAATGCGGACGGGTCGAACGCGACCCAGGTCACCAACTCGGCGGACGACGAGTACGGTTCGGCCTTCAGCCAAACCGGCTCGCAACTCGCGTTCGTGGTCCTCGGGCTGGATGTGGCGGACACCGGCGTGTACCGGGTCAACTCCAACGGGACGGGACGGACCGCGCTGAAGCTCGCCGCCAACGTGAACCTGGGATTGCGCTGGACGGGCTCCTCGGCGACGGCGCCGGGCGGTGCCGGCGCCTCTTCAGGCGGCAACCCGCGAGCCAAGCGACGACGCTAA
- a CDS encoding glycoside hydrolase family 127 protein encodes MLESIMAMLPLVLAALATSTMQSTPPTPKARALPLSAVRLLPGPFQEAMEADHRYLLTLDPHRLLHRFYLNAGLPTKGEMYGGWERDTISGHSTGHYLSACAQMFASTGDPKLLEKVDTLLAELQRCQDQRSDGLVSGVPDIVRVFEEIRKGDIRSKGFDLNGLWVPWYTQHKLMAGLLDVHRWCERPQALAIARKLGDWAINVTRELTPAQWQTMLACEHGGIAESLAELSSRTGEKKYLDLALKFHHDAVMGPLERREPKLAGLHGNTQIPKVIGEARLYELTGAAPQERAAEFFWEQVVHDHTYAIGGHGFGEYFGPPGKLSDRLGPNTCETCNTYNMLKLTEHLFAWSPSVEEGDFYERALWNHILGSQNHATGMTCYFVPLQPGARKTFSSPEDTFTCCHGTGMENAARYGAGLYFESGDALIVNQFVSSTVEWKAKGVTLRQEATVPPTSITLKVEGGAPKGFALKIRCPGWASGPVTARIGTDTVGTGKAGTFLTVDRVWKSGDVLRVEIPAEVRTESMPDNPDRVALFYGPLVLAGIWPSGAGAEAKTPVLLPPAHDPQTWLERRPGPALAFRSKGSVRPDDLMFLPFFAVQRERYSVYWDVFDAAKWSAREAEYRQEEKRRAELEARTVDTLALGEMQPERDHGLEGEKTSVGDFGGRKWRHAWDEGWFAFTMRVDGSAANTLVLTYWGGDGGNREFDILVDGNVIAAQKLEQPAPGKFVDVDYPMPRSLTDGKVQCLVRIQARKRTTAGGVFGARVVRGKEHAR; translated from the coding sequence ATGCTAGAGTCAATCATGGCGATGTTGCCGCTTGTCCTGGCCGCGTTGGCCACCAGCACCATGCAAAGCACTCCCCCGACCCCGAAGGCTCGTGCCCTCCCGCTCTCGGCGGTGCGCTTGTTGCCGGGACCCTTTCAGGAGGCGATGGAGGCGGACCACCGCTACCTGCTCACGTTGGATCCCCATCGGCTGCTGCACCGGTTCTATCTGAACGCGGGTCTCCCGACGAAGGGCGAGATGTACGGCGGGTGGGAACGGGACACGATCTCCGGCCACTCCACCGGCCACTATCTCTCCGCATGCGCCCAGATGTTCGCCTCGACGGGCGACCCGAAGCTCCTGGAGAAGGTCGACACGCTGCTCGCCGAACTGCAGCGGTGCCAGGACCAGCGTTCGGACGGCTTGGTGTCGGGAGTTCCCGACATCGTGCGGGTCTTCGAAGAGATCCGGAAGGGCGACATCCGCAGCAAGGGGTTCGACCTCAACGGCCTCTGGGTGCCGTGGTACACGCAGCACAAACTGATGGCGGGACTGCTCGACGTACACCGATGGTGCGAACGCCCCCAGGCCCTCGCGATCGCCCGCAAACTCGGCGATTGGGCGATCAACGTCACCCGCGAACTCACTCCGGCGCAGTGGCAGACGATGCTGGCGTGCGAGCACGGGGGCATCGCGGAGTCGCTCGCCGAACTCTCTTCCCGCACGGGCGAGAAGAAGTATCTCGACCTGGCGCTCAAGTTCCACCACGACGCCGTGATGGGGCCGTTGGAGCGCCGGGAGCCGAAGCTGGCGGGCCTCCACGGCAACACGCAGATTCCCAAAGTGATCGGCGAGGCGCGCCTTTACGAACTCACCGGCGCCGCCCCGCAGGAACGCGCCGCCGAGTTCTTCTGGGAGCAGGTGGTGCACGACCACACGTATGCGATCGGGGGCCACGGCTTCGGCGAGTATTTCGGCCCGCCGGGGAAGCTAAGCGATCGATTGGGGCCGAACACGTGCGAGACGTGCAACACGTACAACATGCTCAAGCTCACCGAGCATCTCTTCGCCTGGTCGCCGAGCGTCGAAGAGGGCGACTTCTACGAGCGGGCGCTCTGGAACCACATCCTCGGCTCGCAGAACCACGCGACCGGCATGACGTGCTACTTCGTGCCGCTGCAACCCGGTGCGCGGAAGACGTTCAGCTCGCCGGAAGACACCTTCACGTGTTGCCACGGGACCGGTATGGAGAACGCCGCGCGCTACGGGGCGGGGCTCTACTTTGAAAGCGGCGACGCGCTGATCGTGAACCAGTTCGTCTCGAGCACCGTGGAGTGGAAGGCCAAAGGCGTGACCTTGCGGCAGGAGGCCACCGTGCCCCCCACTTCGATCACGTTGAAGGTCGAAGGTGGCGCGCCCAAGGGTTTTGCCCTGAAGATTCGTTGCCCGGGGTGGGCATCGGGACCGGTCACGGCCCGAATCGGGACCGACACCGTGGGCACCGGAAAGGCCGGGACATTCCTGACGGTCGATCGGGTGTGGAAGTCGGGAGACGTGCTGCGTGTGGAGATTCCCGCCGAGGTCCGAACGGAGTCCATGCCGGACAATCCCGATCGCGTCGCGTTGTTCTACGGACCGCTTGTTCTCGCGGGCATCTGGCCCAGCGGGGCGGGCGCGGAGGCGAAGACCCCCGTGCTGCTGCCCCCTGCGCACGACCCGCAAACGTGGCTGGAACGACGGCCGGGACCGGCCTTGGCGTTTCGCAGCAAGGGCTCGGTCCGACCCGACGACCTCATGTTCCTGCCGTTTTTCGCCGTGCAGCGCGAGCGCTACTCGGTCTACTGGGACGTGTTCGACGCGGCGAAGTGGTCGGCGCGCGAGGCCGAGTACCGCCAGGAGGAGAAGCGCCGCGCGGAGTTGGAGGCGCGAACCGTGGACACCTTGGCCCTGGGCGAGATGCAGCCCGAACGGGACCACGGACTGGAGGGAGAGAAGACGTCGGTCGGGGACTTCGGAGGGCGAAAGTGGCGCCACGCGTGGGACGAGGGGTGGTTCGCGTTCACGATGCGCGTGGACGGGTCTGCCGCCAACACGCTCGTGCTGACCTATTGGGGCGGAGACGGCGGGAACCGCGAGTTCGACATCTTGGTGGATGGAAACGTGATCGCCGCGCAGAAGCTGGAACAGCCCGCTCCCGGGAAGTTCGTGGACGTCGACTATCCGATGCCACGTTCGCTTACCGACGGGAAGGTGCAGTGCCTCGTCCGCATCCAGGCTAGGAAGAGGACCACCGCAGGCGGAGTGTTCGGGGCGCGAGTGGTGCGTGGGAAGGAGCACGCCCGATGA
- a CDS encoding PEP-CTERM sorting domain-containing protein — protein sequence MHFRRVFGVAALGSALAGSAFGSVQFFNSDVPADNATTRASWLSAAGVGAPAFLEDFESSALLNVNVSGVSGLLAGSLTITDTSTEGEAFVRNSSSYFGGSNPVGSQALAHNERQYLQLDFGAGGVDYVGGLDIDHGVTTVIVTYVGGGTSTHSLEGTGSSGDTAEFWGFFRNDMPRITRIEMDASGDGEWGVDNLEFGAAPVPEPATIALVGMALAAAARRRAKR from the coding sequence ATGCATTTTCGGAGAGTTTTTGGTGTTGCCGCGCTGGGGAGCGCGTTGGCAGGGTCGGCATTCGGGTCGGTCCAGTTCTTCAACTCGGATGTCCCTGCGGACAATGCGACGACGCGAGCGTCGTGGTTGAGCGCAGCGGGCGTCGGCGCCCCGGCGTTTCTTGAGGATTTTGAGTCGAGTGCGTTGTTGAACGTCAACGTCTCGGGAGTGTCGGGCCTGCTTGCGGGGAGTCTGACCATCACGGACACGTCGACGGAGGGAGAGGCGTTCGTGCGCAATTCGAGCAGCTACTTTGGAGGCTCCAATCCGGTGGGTTCCCAAGCGCTGGCGCACAACGAGCGGCAGTATCTGCAGTTGGATTTCGGAGCCGGCGGCGTGGACTACGTGGGTGGGCTGGACATTGACCACGGCGTCACGACCGTCATCGTCACCTATGTGGGAGGCGGCACGTCCACCCATTCCTTAGAGGGGACTGGATCCTCGGGCGATACGGCCGAATTCTGGGGCTTCTTCCGCAACGACATGCCCCGCATCACCCGCATCGAGATGGACGCCTCGGGAGATGGCGAGTGGGGCGTCGACAACCTCGAGTTCGGCGCGGCGCCCGTACCCGAACCCGCCACGATCGCCCTGGTCGGCATGGCGTTGGCCGCCGCCGCGCGCCGTCGGGCAAAGCGTTAA
- a CDS encoding phytanoyl-CoA dioxygenase family protein, whose amino-acid sequence MLRGLAEAYARDGYAIARGVIDADLAGEAVEHCRWLMAKHPELRPEDLGHTLVPNDPFWVRLVSDDRLLDVAQEFIGPNIALFASHYIVKAPRTGRPVLWHQDGSYWPLDPMEVVTLWLACGPATRANGCMKVIPGTQHLSLQEMRENSEVDSVLHSEIDPTLVDASKEVYLELEPGDVSIHHPNVIHGSGPNHSDQWRFGLTIRYIPTSTRITVPEAGCPFLLRGEAVPGVNTYLPRPG is encoded by the coding sequence GTGTTGAGGGGGTTGGCGGAGGCTTACGCGCGTGACGGCTATGCCATCGCGCGTGGCGTAATCGACGCGGATCTGGCGGGGGAAGCCGTCGAGCACTGCCGGTGGCTGATGGCCAAACACCCCGAGTTGCGGCCCGAGGATTTGGGTCATACGCTGGTGCCGAACGATCCCTTCTGGGTCCGCCTCGTCTCCGATGATCGCCTTCTGGATGTGGCCCAGGAGTTCATCGGACCGAACATCGCCCTCTTCGCCAGCCACTACATCGTCAAGGCCCCCCGCACGGGACGCCCCGTGCTGTGGCACCAAGACGGGAGCTACTGGCCGCTCGATCCCATGGAGGTCGTCACGCTGTGGCTGGCGTGCGGCCCGGCCACCCGCGCCAACGGGTGCATGAAGGTCATCCCCGGCACGCAGCACCTCTCCCTCCAGGAGATGCGCGAGAACTCGGAGGTCGACAGCGTGCTCCACTCCGAGATCGACCCGACCCTGGTCGACGCCTCCAAGGAGGTCTATCTCGAGCTAGAACCTGGAGACGTGTCGATCCACCACCCGAACGTCATCCACGGCTCAGGCCCGAACCACTCGGATCAGTGGCGGTTTGGGCTTACCATCCGCTACATACCGACTTCGACGAGGATCACCGTTCCCGAAGCTGGGTGCCCCTTCTTGCTGCGCGGCGAGGCCGTCCCCGGCGTCAACACCTATCTCCCGCGGCCGGGCTAG
- a CDS encoding ABC transporter substrate-binding protein: MKRAWGLFAALACVAWLAAGCAPDSKVVDKQNGTDATSAGASETSTLKGVVVGFSQIGAESDWRAANTESIKSEAAARGVDLKFSDAQQKQENQIKAIKSFITQGVDVIAFSPVVETGWEPVLREAKEAGIPVIVSDRRPDVPEDLYVTFIGSDFIEEGRMAAEWLAKKMDGKAVIAELQGTPGSAPANDRKKGFEEVLRDHPGMQIVFSQTGDFTRAKGKEVMEALLKSPEGKKINALYAHNDDMALGAIQAIEEAGLKPGKDIVIVSIDGVKAAFEAMIAGKINCTVECNPLLGPPLFDAIEAVLAGKQLPKRTIIKDGIFDQSVAAAELPNRKY, encoded by the coding sequence ATGAAAAGAGCATGGGGATTGTTCGCGGCGCTGGCGTGCGTCGCTTGGTTGGCGGCCGGCTGTGCGCCCGATTCGAAAGTCGTCGATAAGCAAAACGGGACCGATGCGACGAGTGCAGGCGCGTCCGAGACATCGACTCTCAAAGGGGTCGTCGTGGGGTTCAGCCAAATCGGCGCCGAGAGCGACTGGCGCGCGGCGAACACCGAGTCGATCAAGTCGGAGGCGGCGGCTCGCGGGGTGGACCTCAAGTTCTCCGACGCCCAGCAGAAGCAGGAGAACCAGATCAAGGCCATCAAGAGCTTCATCACCCAGGGCGTGGACGTAATCGCGTTCTCTCCCGTGGTGGAGACCGGGTGGGAGCCCGTGCTGCGCGAGGCCAAAGAGGCAGGCATTCCCGTCATCGTCTCGGACCGGCGCCCCGACGTCCCGGAGGATCTTTACGTGACGTTCATCGGCTCCGACTTCATCGAAGAGGGCCGCATGGCCGCCGAGTGGCTCGCCAAGAAGATGGACGGCAAGGCCGTGATCGCCGAACTGCAGGGGACGCCCGGCAGCGCCCCGGCCAACGACAGAAAGAAGGGATTTGAAGAGGTGCTGAGAGATCACCCGGGCATGCAGATCGTCTTCTCCCAGACGGGCGACTTCACGCGCGCGAAGGGCAAGGAGGTCATGGAAGCCCTGCTCAAGAGTCCCGAAGGCAAGAAGATCAACGCCCTTTACGCGCACAACGACGACATGGCCCTCGGCGCGATCCAGGCGATCGAGGAAGCGGGTCTGAAGCCCGGCAAGGACATCGTGATCGTGTCGATCGACGGGGTCAAGGCGGCGTTCGAAGCGATGATCGCGGGCAAGATCAACTGCACGGTGGAGTGCAACCCCCTCCTCGGCCCACCCCTGTTCGACGCGATCGAAGCGGTGCTCGCCGGGAAGCAGCTTCCTAAGCGCACGATCATCAAGGACGGCATCTTCGACCAGTCCGTCGCCGCCGCCGAGCTGCCCAATCGGAAGTATTGA